A portion of the Actomonas aquatica genome contains these proteins:
- a CDS encoding helicase C-terminal domain-containing protein has protein sequence MDFDLAAKTARLSVGELADFSIGPRDGGDGPTGVWRAQLGSHWHREMQVQTTSEHPDAHFEVTIEGDVYHRGWRLQLTGRIDQLITLGDTTVLREIKTVTRPVPIAESELRADYPHYFAQLAIYLALRRINAPTDRENLRGELVFVETASGLSQTLVLTRDDESLLDQRLDRVTQFLDLNQRALERRRTLHFQPPFAALRPGQEDTRALLENALATRPIVAFEAPTGFGKTGVMLEVALHALRDARVDRILYLTSKSTGQLQVVETLQRMTAPPAPANTPTSPAEAPDTCHVLRDSSTQAPNGEGHTLAVWHVRNKAEHCVNHSFHCTRDNCRFINDLESRWPQSGLDRFHLFEDHPRDLPTLRAAGDHAGICPYEITRTALAFQDVWIGDYNYVFAPRNRGLFENQPGWNPARTLLIVDEAHNLPARVADAHSHILTGAACRATLAELDHQRVPSSLIRAWESLTLIVAGQRACDAVDLPTEDDLLDVLQRIADQLLNVPLDYTALGPDLADTLWLCADLVEWLQSPTLTRLLWAPVDAELHFTCLDAAPVIGSLLRGFGQVMLASATLGPPDAFNASLGLDTAALHYVEALTPWRDHSYDVAIDARVDTRYQQRSRHYALTAATVADLHTAATRGPVVVFFPSYAYARAIEQQLVDDGHPLRVALQPRLPDLAAQSAWVEQNLTFADALFLVLGSSFAEGIDLLGGRVSHAMVVGPALPEVNARQRARLDELERAGATREAAFDRVYRIPGIQKVNQGLGRLVRAPGQHTRVLLHCRRFMDTAFARLLARDYQFGETLPDKDAFHTWLETPVRTD, from the coding sequence ATGGACTTCGACCTCGCCGCCAAAACCGCTCGACTCTCTGTCGGTGAGCTGGCCGATTTTTCAATCGGCCCGCGCGACGGTGGCGACGGTCCGACCGGCGTCTGGCGCGCCCAACTCGGCTCGCATTGGCACCGCGAGATGCAGGTGCAGACCACCAGCGAACACCCCGACGCCCATTTTGAAGTCACCATCGAGGGGGACGTCTATCACCGCGGCTGGCGCCTCCAACTCACCGGCCGTATCGACCAACTCATTACGCTCGGCGACACCACTGTCCTACGCGAGATCAAGACCGTCACTCGCCCGGTGCCCATCGCCGAATCCGAGCTGCGAGCCGACTACCCGCACTACTTCGCCCAGCTCGCCATCTACCTCGCGCTGCGCCGCATCAACGCCCCCACCGATCGCGAAAACCTCCGCGGCGAACTGGTCTTCGTCGAAACCGCCAGCGGCCTTTCCCAAACCCTCGTCCTCACCCGCGACGACGAGTCCCTGCTCGACCAGCGCCTCGATCGTGTCACCCAGTTTCTCGACCTCAATCAACGCGCCCTGGAGCGCCGCCGCACCCTCCACTTTCAACCGCCCTTCGCCGCGCTCCGTCCCGGCCAGGAAGACACCCGCGCCCTGCTCGAAAACGCCCTCGCCACCCGCCCCATCGTGGCCTTCGAAGCCCCCACCGGCTTCGGCAAAACCGGCGTCATGCTTGAGGTCGCCCTGCACGCCCTGCGCGACGCCCGCGTCGATCGCATCCTCTACCTCACCAGCAAATCCACCGGACAACTCCAGGTCGTCGAAACGCTCCAGCGCATGACCGCCCCCCCCGCGCCGGCCAACACCCCCACCTCCCCCGCGGAAGCCCCCGACACTTGTCACGTATTACGTGACAGTTCCACGCAAGCGCCTAATGGGGAGGGTCATACGCTCGCGGTCTGGCACGTGCGCAACAAGGCCGAGCACTGCGTCAACCACTCCTTCCACTGCACCCGCGACAATTGCCGTTTCATCAACGACCTTGAGTCGCGCTGGCCGCAGAGCGGACTCGATCGTTTCCACCTCTTCGAAGACCACCCGCGTGACCTGCCCACCCTGCGTGCCGCCGGGGACCACGCTGGCATCTGCCCCTACGAGATCACCCGCACCGCCCTCGCCTTTCAGGACGTCTGGATCGGCGACTACAACTACGTCTTCGCCCCGCGCAACCGCGGTCTCTTCGAGAACCAACCCGGCTGGAATCCCGCCCGCACCCTGCTCATCGTCGACGAGGCACACAACCTGCCCGCCCGCGTCGCCGACGCCCATTCCCACATCCTCACCGGTGCCGCCTGCCGCGCCACCCTCGCCGAACTCGATCACCAACGTGTGCCCAGTTCGTTGATACGCGCCTGGGAAAGCCTCACCCTGATCGTGGCCGGCCAACGCGCCTGCGATGCCGTCGATCTGCCCACCGAGGACGACCTCCTCGATGTTCTCCAACGCATCGCCGATCAGCTCCTTAACGTTCCGCTCGACTACACCGCCCTCGGCCCCGATCTCGCCGACACCCTCTGGCTCTGCGCCGACCTCGTGGAGTGGCTGCAGAGCCCCACCCTCACTCGCCTGCTCTGGGCGCCCGTCGATGCCGAGCTTCATTTCACCTGCCTCGACGCCGCGCCCGTCATCGGCAGCCTGCTGCGCGGCTTTGGCCAGGTGATGCTCGCGAGTGCCACCCTCGGTCCACCCGACGCTTTCAACGCCTCCCTCGGCCTCGACACCGCCGCCTTGCACTACGTCGAGGCACTCACCCCGTGGCGCGACCACAGTTACGACGTCGCCATCGATGCCCGCGTCGACACGCGCTACCAGCAACGCAGCCGCCACTACGCGCTCACCGCCGCCACCGTCGCGGACCTTCACACGGCCGCCACCCGCGGTCCGGTTGTGGTCTTTTTCCCCAGTTACGCCTACGCCCGCGCCATCGAGCAACAGCTTGTCGATGACGGTCATCCGTTGCGCGTCGCGCTCCAGCCGCGCCTGCCCGATCTCGCCGCCCAGTCGGCTTGGGTGGAGCAAAACCTCACCTTCGCCGACGCGCTTTTCCTCGTGCTCGGCAGCAGTTTTGCCGAAGGCATCGATCTGCTCGGCGGCCGCGTCTCCCACGCCATGGTCGTCGGCCCCGCCCTGCCCGAGGTCAATGCCCGCCAACGCGCCCGCCTCGACGAGCTCGAGCGCGCCGGCGCCACCCGCGAGGCCGCCTTTGATCGTGTCTATCGCATCCCCGGTATCCAAAAAGTGAATCAGGGCCTCGGCCGCCTCGTGCGCGCCCCCGGCCAACACACCCGCGTCCTGCTCCACTGTCGCCGTTTTATGGATACCGCCTTCGCCCGCCTGCTGGCGCGCGATTACCAGTTTGGCGAAACGCTGCCCGACAAAGACGCCTTCCACACCTGGTTGGAAACGCCTGTCCGCACCGACTAG
- a CDS encoding LamG-like jellyroll fold domain-containing protein: MPNHLSPSRRWWRRLTAVATCLALPLAAWAQADLAGRYVGTLNTKVNAGGFAFESGFGVYIADVDANGDITLNGNLTGTVDAAGNVTFAGGSAFSLMGITSATISGGVLSSDYGALVANGTTRYKINASTGFTSSGGGVGGGNGGNGGNGGNGGSTTGDLLAYYSFNDSSNPFADDSGRGVTLAPVNGSPSVTDGAFGNGIRLQNVRLRALVNDSFSSDAVTISYWIRVRGAGNWNPRVVAVQRPGSSSHYYGTFIDGSSTTANRKFAHYNETTSGSASLIYTDTGVHPTGTTEPYRHVVAVHDGSTVRLYYNGQLVKTAAANPLKAFSSAMLSIGGSDNNLDLLTADLDEVRIYNRALTAAEITSLSSNQEVGTAVDVDGSEGQIAYNVIAAPNNLVGYRNRVGQSLQFSITGSTSGAVWGSGVYTDDSSLAAAAVHAGVVAPGQTATVTVNILAGQSSYAATTANGVTTRTWGSWGGSYSFADATNVTIGEVATQAPTLATSFTVANTSIALGQRLVLPIQIDGVGPFTFQWYLNGVLIPGATANPYVIPTVTSANSGTYSVRVANIAGANTYNVGTVAVNGPGAPTFTLQPFNKVVAPGGTFALACSVSGSGLSYQWYRNNVLLAGETGSILLRNTANSGDAGNYHVVVTNSDGSVTSQTATVTLSNTASTLRNISVRTNAAAGQVIKPGFVIRGSGSKRVLIRAIGPGLEQFNLTGVMPDPMVTVYNSSGAVVATNDDWDAASVTPFAAGVGAFAITPGSKDAALVVDLPADDSYTADITGADGQGGLIILEVYDADETPTSKLVNVSVRSNADSGSDALIMGMSLQGTGKRTLLVRGVGPTLGGFGVPGTIADPQLTIYDASQRSVLANDNWSNADFVYELLEASNFVGAFALGAGSGDAATLSLLDPGNYTIQITPTDSNDGEALAEIYEVP; the protein is encoded by the coding sequence ATGCCTAATCACCTCTCCCCCTCCCGTCGCTGGTGGCGACGTCTGACCGCGGTCGCGACCTGTCTCGCATTGCCGCTTGCCGCCTGGGCTCAGGCCGACCTCGCCGGCCGCTACGTCGGCACCCTCAACACCAAGGTTAATGCCGGCGGCTTTGCTTTCGAATCCGGCTTCGGCGTCTACATCGCCGACGTCGATGCCAACGGCGACATCACCCTCAACGGCAACCTCACCGGCACGGTCGACGCCGCCGGTAATGTCACCTTCGCCGGCGGCAGCGCCTTCTCCCTCATGGGCATCACCTCCGCCACGATCTCGGGTGGCGTGTTGAGCTCCGACTACGGCGCCTTGGTCGCCAATGGCACCACCCGCTACAAGATCAACGCCAGCACCGGCTTCACCTCGTCGGGTGGCGGGGTTGGCGGTGGCAATGGCGGTAACGGCGGCAACGGCGGCAATGGCGGCTCCACCACCGGTGACCTCCTCGCCTACTACTCGTTCAACGACTCCAGCAATCCCTTCGCCGACGACTCCGGTCGCGGTGTGACCCTGGCTCCGGTCAATGGCTCGCCCAGCGTGACCGACGGCGCTTTTGGCAACGGCATTCGCCTGCAAAACGTCCGCCTTCGCGCCCTGGTTAATGACTCCTTCAGCTCGGACGCCGTGACCATTTCCTACTGGATTCGCGTCCGCGGCGCCGGCAACTGGAACCCCCGCGTGGTCGCCGTGCAGCGCCCCGGTTCCTCCAGCCACTACTACGGCACCTTCATCGACGGCAGCAGCACCACCGCGAATCGCAAGTTCGCCCACTACAACGAAACCACCTCCGGTTCCGCCTCGCTCATCTACACCGACACCGGCGTGCATCCCACCGGCACGACCGAGCCCTATCGACACGTCGTGGCCGTGCACGACGGCTCCACCGTCCGCCTCTACTACAATGGCCAACTCGTTAAAACCGCCGCTGCCAACCCGCTCAAAGCCTTCTCTTCGGCCATGCTCTCCATCGGCGGCTCCGACAACAACCTCGACCTTCTCACCGCCGATCTCGACGAAGTCCGCATCTATAACCGCGCGCTGACCGCGGCCGAAATCACCTCGCTTTCCAGCAACCAAGAGGTCGGCACCGCCGTCGATGTCGACGGCTCCGAGGGCCAGATCGCCTACAACGTCATCGCCGCGCCCAACAACCTCGTCGGCTACCGCAACCGCGTCGGCCAATCCCTCCAGTTCTCCATCACCGGCTCCACCTCCGGCGCCGTCTGGGGCTCGGGCGTCTACACCGACGACTCCTCGCTCGCCGCCGCCGCAGTCCATGCCGGCGTGGTCGCGCCCGGTCAGACCGCCACGGTCACCGTCAACATCCTCGCCGGCCAGTCCTCATACGCGGCCACCACCGCCAACGGTGTGACCACCCGCACTTGGGGCTCATGGGGCGGTTCCTACTCCTTCGCCGACGCCACCAACGTCACCATCGGCGAAGTCGCCACCCAAGCGCCGACCCTCGCCACGTCCTTCACCGTCGCCAACACCAGCATCGCCCTCGGCCAACGCCTGGTGCTCCCCATTCAGATCGACGGAGTCGGGCCGTTCACCTTCCAATGGTATCTGAACGGCGTGCTCATCCCCGGCGCCACCGCCAACCCCTACGTCATCCCCACCGTGACGTCCGCCAACTCCGGCACCTACTCCGTGCGCGTCGCAAACATCGCCGGCGCCAACACCTACAATGTCGGCACCGTCGCCGTGAACGGTCCGGGAGCCCCGACCTTCACTCTGCAGCCGTTCAACAAGGTGGTCGCCCCCGGTGGCACCTTTGCCCTCGCCTGCTCCGTCTCCGGTTCCGGTCTCTCCTACCAATGGTATCGCAACAACGTGCTGCTCGCCGGCGAGACGGGCTCCATCCTCCTGCGCAACACCGCCAACTCCGGTGACGCCGGCAACTACCACGTGGTCGTCACCAACAGCGATGGCTCCGTCACCTCGCAGACCGCCACCGTTACCCTGAGCAACACCGCCTCCACCCTGCGCAACATCTCGGTGCGCACCAACGCCGCCGCCGGCCAGGTCATCAAACCCGGCTTCGTCATCCGCGGCAGCGGCTCCAAGCGCGTGCTCATTCGCGCCATCGGCCCCGGCCTCGAGCAGTTCAACCTCACCGGCGTCATGCCCGACCCCATGGTCACGGTCTACAATAGCTCCGGTGCCGTGGTCGCCACCAACGACGACTGGGACGCCGCCTCCGTCACGCCCTTCGCCGCCGGCGTTGGTGCCTTCGCCATCACTCCGGGATCCAAGGACGCTGCCCTCGTGGTCGACCTGCCCGCCGATGATTCCTATACCGCCGACATCACCGGTGCCGACGGTCAGGGTGGTCTCATCATCCTCGAGGTCTACGACGCCGACGAGACCCCCACCTCCAAACTCGTCAACGTCTCCGTCCGCTCCAATGCCGACAGCGGCAGCGACGCCCTCATCATGGGCATGAGCCTCCAGGGCACCGGCAAGCGAACCCTGCTCGTCCGCGGCGTCGGTCCGACCCTCGGTGGCTTCGGAGTCCCCGGCACCATCGCCGATCCGCAGCTCACGATCTACGACGCATCGCAGCGCTCCGTGCTCGCCAACGACAACTGGAGCAACGCCGACTTCGTCTACGAGCTCCTCGAAGCGTCCAACTTCGTCGGCGCCTTCGCCCTCGGAGCCGGCTCCGGCGACGCCGCCACTCTGTCGCTGCTCGATCCCGGCAACTACACCATCCAGATCACCCCGACCGACTCCAACGACGGCGAGGCCCTGGCCGAAATCTACGAAGTGCCGTAA
- a CDS encoding DUF502 domain-containing protein, with translation MSAAQRSSSKTKPKSGFHTARNAFLSGLLLLAPLAVTWLVFSWLITKVGGTFRPVFQVFAPESFKRENLELIWNVLTTIIVVGLVTLLGYVSRYVLSAYFGRTAERFIDNIPGVGSVYRWVKQIVDTFSAQKRNIFEKVVLVEYPAPGSWVVGFLTNRAAGEIQHRTENELVTVFIPTTPNPTSGFLLFYPQHRVTTLDMSVSEAMKLIISGGTVVPPWPPPPPTNPPFEIEAGEEDTPPRNDAS, from the coding sequence ATGTCTGCGGCCCAGCGTTCCAGCTCCAAAACCAAACCCAAGTCCGGCTTTCACACGGCGCGCAATGCCTTCCTGTCCGGCCTGCTGCTGCTCGCTCCGCTGGCGGTTACCTGGCTCGTCTTTTCCTGGTTGATCACCAAGGTCGGCGGCACCTTCCGCCCCGTTTTCCAGGTCTTCGCCCCCGAGTCCTTCAAACGCGAAAACCTCGAGCTCATCTGGAACGTGCTCACCACCATCATCGTGGTGGGACTCGTCACCCTGCTCGGCTACGTTTCGCGCTACGTGCTGTCCGCCTACTTCGGCCGCACCGCCGAGCGTTTCATCGACAACATTCCCGGGGTCGGCTCCGTCTACCGCTGGGTCAAACAGATCGTCGACACCTTCTCCGCCCAGAAGCGCAACATCTTCGAAAAGGTCGTCCTCGTCGAATATCCCGCTCCCGGATCCTGGGTGGTCGGTTTCCTCACCAACCGCGCCGCCGGCGAGATCCAACACCGCACCGAAAACGAACTCGTCACCGTCTTTATTCCCACCACGCCCAATCCCACCTCGGGCTTCCTGCTCTTCTACCCTCAACACCGTGTCACGACGCTCGACATGTCCGTCAGTGAGGCGATGAAACTCATCATCTCCGGCGGCACCGTCGTCCCACCTTGGCCGCCGCCCCCGCCCACCAACCCGCCCTTCGAAATCGAAGCCGGCGAAGAGGACACGCCCCCGCGCAACGACGCTTCCTGA